A section of the Salinigranum marinum genome encodes:
- a CDS encoding helix-turn-helix domain-containing protein — translation MSIDRDTFENTSEDELADLSVPDQVLGFLAANDDRAFKAREIASQIGVDEGAVSTALSRLKDRNLVEHKATYWAVTDDAERLEGYSGYERATALFNDQLGTEDKEAWREHAPQKPHPSVEDEQ, via the coding sequence ATGTCAATCGACCGAGATACATTCGAGAACACGAGCGAGGACGAGCTCGCGGATCTTTCGGTCCCTGATCAGGTCCTCGGATTTCTCGCCGCTAACGACGATCGTGCGTTCAAAGCCCGGGAAATCGCCTCTCAGATCGGCGTCGACGAGGGCGCAGTCAGTACTGCTCTCTCACGGTTGAAGGACCGTAATCTGGTCGAACATAAGGCGACGTACTGGGCGGTGACTGACGATGCTGAGCGCCTCGAAGGATACAGTGGATACGAGCGTGCGACCGCACTGTTCAACGACCAACTCGGTACAGAGGATAAGGAGGCGTGGCGCGAGCACGCACCGCAGAAGCCCCATCCGAGCGTTGAGGATGAACAGTGA
- a CDS encoding type II toxin-antitoxin system PemK/MazF family toxin, giving the protein MTDEETPIFERGDVVYGDDPFKGEEDARPWLILSNHEGRQFYGEQYIAVTLTSKSWMDGLIAIPEESWLRGGTPDESRIVPWSVQSIDHEDIDFWQGYLAGDLVDETVAALVEELQ; this is encoded by the coding sequence GTGACCGACGAAGAGACACCGATTTTTGAGCGTGGCGATGTCGTCTACGGTGACGATCCATTCAAAGGCGAGGAAGACGCTCGGCCCTGGCTTATCCTCTCGAACCACGAAGGCCGTCAGTTCTACGGCGAGCAGTATATCGCGGTAACACTAACGTCGAAGTCTTGGATGGATGGCCTCATCGCTATTCCTGAGGAGAGCTGGCTTCGTGGCGGGACACCGGACGAGAGTCGGATCGTCCCGTGGAGCGTCCAATCCATTGACCACGAGGATATCGACTTCTGGCAGGGGTATCTTGCCGGAGATCTCGTTGACGAGACGGTTGCTGCACTCGTTGAAGAGCTTCAGTAG